A genomic region of Planococcus kocurii contains the following coding sequences:
- a CDS encoding long-chain-fatty-acid--CoA ligase: MTEKPWLAHYPPEVPHTLTYPSMPVQEYLTKAYEKYPQKVAIHFMGKELSYEELYQSSMKFANYLQKLGIKKGDRVSIMLPNCPQAVISFYGILYAGGVVVMTNPLYTEREIAYQMKDSGARAIIGLDILFPRISKVLKETDLENVIVTGIKDYLAFPKNLVYPFIQKKQYGMTVKVEHRGINHLFTEIMKTAQSTVVKPPFDFEEDLALLQYTGGTTGSPKGVMLTHKNIISNATMCDSWLYKCKKGEETIMGIIPLFHVYGLTTVMILSVMLGDKMVLLPKFDPETALKTISKQKPTLFPGAPTIYIGLMNHPDIEKYDLSSIEACLSGSAPLPAEVQEKFEKLTGGKLVEGYGLTETAPVTHSNLVWGERTKGSIGLPYPDTDSKIFQSGTLNPVPNGEIGEIAIKGPQVMKGYWNKPEETAATIVDGWLLTGDLGYMDDEGHFFIVDRKKDMIIAGGFNIYPREIEEVLYEHEAIQECVVAGIPDPYRGETVKAYIVLKEGYTVTEEELNTHCRENLAAFKVPRIYEFRKELPKTAVGKILRRSLVDEEVAKQNEAVPS, encoded by the coding sequence ATGACTGAAAAGCCCTGGCTTGCACATTATCCACCAGAAGTGCCCCATACACTGACTTACCCAAGCATGCCGGTACAGGAATATTTAACAAAGGCTTATGAGAAGTACCCACAAAAAGTAGCAATCCATTTTATGGGGAAAGAACTTTCTTATGAAGAACTTTATCAGTCTTCTATGAAGTTCGCTAACTATCTTCAAAAATTAGGCATTAAAAAAGGCGATAGAGTATCGATTATGCTGCCCAATTGTCCGCAGGCGGTCATTAGTTTTTATGGGATCCTTTATGCGGGTGGCGTCGTCGTGATGACCAATCCGTTATACACCGAGCGCGAAATCGCTTATCAAATGAAAGATTCAGGTGCACGAGCCATCATTGGATTGGATATTTTATTCCCACGGATTTCAAAAGTATTAAAAGAAACAGATTTAGAAAATGTCATTGTCACCGGGATTAAAGATTATCTGGCATTTCCTAAAAATTTAGTTTATCCATTTATCCAGAAAAAGCAGTACGGCATGACCGTTAAAGTGGAACATCGAGGCATTAATCATTTGTTCACTGAAATTATGAAAACCGCACAATCAACTGTCGTGAAACCACCTTTCGATTTTGAAGAAGACCTTGCGTTGTTGCAGTATACAGGAGGTACGACCGGCTCTCCGAAAGGGGTCATGTTAACGCATAAAAACATCATTTCCAACGCAACCATGTGTGATAGCTGGCTGTATAAATGTAAAAAAGGCGAAGAAACTATTATGGGAATCATCCCGTTATTCCATGTATATGGTTTGACGACGGTCATGATTTTATCTGTTATGCTTGGCGACAAAATGGTGCTGCTACCAAAATTCGATCCAGAAACAGCATTGAAAACCATCAGCAAGCAAAAACCTACCTTATTCCCAGGAGCACCAACGATTTATATTGGATTGATGAATCATCCGGATATTGAAAAATACGATCTTTCTTCTATTGAAGCTTGCTTGAGCGGTTCGGCTCCACTGCCAGCAGAAGTGCAAGAGAAGTTTGAAAAACTAACAGGAGGCAAGCTAGTCGAAGGTTACGGATTGACGGAAACTGCCCCAGTTACTCATTCAAACTTAGTTTGGGGAGAACGAACAAAAGGTTCGATTGGTTTACCGTATCCAGATACAGATAGTAAAATTTTTCAGTCAGGTACATTAAACCCGGTTCCTAACGGCGAAATTGGAGAAATTGCGATTAAAGGTCCTCAAGTGATGAAGGGCTATTGGAACAAACCGGAAGAGACGGCTGCAACAATCGTCGATGGCTGGTTATTGACTGGAGATCTTGGCTACATGGATGATGAAGGTCATTTCTTTATCGTGGATCGTAAAAAAGACATGATCATCGCTGGTGGCTTTAATATTTATCCGCGTGAAATTGAAGAAGTATTATATGAGCATGAAGCGATTCAAGAATGCGTCGTAGCTGGTATACCAGATCCGTATCGTGGAGAAACAGTAAAAGCATACATCGTGCTAAAAGAAGGCTATACTGTAACAGAAGAAGAACTCAATACGCATTGCAGAGAAAATTTAGCAGCATTTAAAGTGCCGCGCATTTACGAATTCCGCAAAGAATTGCCGAAAACAGCAGTTGGTAAAATATTACGAAGATCGTTAGTGGATGAAGAAGTCGCTAAACAGAACGAAGCGGTTCCGTCATAA
- a CDS encoding DUF350 domain-containing protein, giving the protein MTETGFWTHPLVESAGYFSVVVLCLIVAMVIFEMVTKYNNWEQIKKGNLAVAMATGGKIFGVTNIFRFSIEQHNSLVEMVGWGLFGFTLLIFAYILFEFLTPKFKVDDEIERDNRSVGFISMTISVGLSFVIGASIQ; this is encoded by the coding sequence ATGACAGAGACAGGGTTTTGGACACACCCGCTAGTCGAATCAGCTGGCTATTTTAGTGTGGTAGTATTGTGCTTGATCGTCGCAATGGTAATTTTCGAAATGGTGACCAAGTACAATAATTGGGAACAAATCAAAAAAGGTAACCTAGCAGTGGCAATGGCTACAGGTGGCAAGATTTTTGGGGTCACCAATATCTTCCGCTTTTCCATCGAACAGCATAACTCGTTAGTTGAAATGGTGGGCTGGGGTCTGTTTGGTTTTACCTTGTTGATCTTTGCTTATATTTTGTTTGAGTTTTTGACACCTAAATTTAAAGTAGATGATGAAATTGAACGGGATAATCGCTCTGTCGGCTTTATTTCAATGACCATTTCGGTTGGCTTATCGTTTGTCATCGGAGCTAGTATTCAATAG